The following proteins are encoded in a genomic region of Colletotrichum higginsianum IMI 349063 chromosome 9, whole genome shotgun sequence:
- a CDS encoding Structural maintenance of chromosomes protein — MGKLIRLELFNFKSYKGHHTLLFGDSYFTSIIGPNGSGKSNSMDAISFVLGIKSSHLRSAHLKDLVYRGRVLKTSKIQDDGSAQPNGQSNGHGNGEGDELSQKASRGDPKTAWVMAVYEDDAGDEQKWKRSITNQGSSEYRINDRVVTAQQYNEALESENILIKARNFLVFQGDVEAIAAQSPQDLTRLIEQISGSLDYKAEYERLQTEAEQAAENQSFQLHRRRGINSEIKQYQEQKKEADNFQRKTEERDEAIVKNALWKLYHFQRGMDESTEQIHDHQQNLQEFQRNVESFKRKLEAAQKEQQAAAKEVHGVEKAINTKKREFDELEHKLIPIDAKIEEKTRNIEQCRARMEPVRKERDKQAEVIKEDEGRLKTTEKAQKHFETQLKERMKKLGKELNEDDRKEYNTLRSQVVQKCAGNQARLDNLIRQQKTDEVTVNTLKGKVDTLSAALEKYEGELETLGERKASTEGNIKALSQEIDTKKKQYHQIQSERVRTSQRRTELEEKLENVAKQLREADDGRRQNDREARMKEMVNNLKRLYPGVKGRVGDLCKPKQKKYDEAVSIALGRDYESVIVDTEKTGHECVQYLKDQRFPPMTFIPLDNIKVNAVNGAIKGISGARLTIDTIDFDAAYERAMAYACGSSVVCDNEQVAKLISYERRIPVKTVTLDGLVIHKTGMMTGGRGPEPKGGKRRFESTDLDSLKNLATKYKEEIEKLPKSGRRSTAEESLQIEIHGLEPRLANAKAELAHLNKNYDSKKRERDNEERQLDELVPKYEEKTAELEATKRTVKEFSDAIAKVEDEVFSGFCGRLGFSDIRAYETEHRDMQREADEERAKFEVQKSRFQSQLTLARDMHSNLEKRLRKLQEALKAAERDLQTYQQEKSDIEDATHEVSDELDALSETLEEYRGKLAEKNHKVSQAKAEVHKRSKEIDARQKEINALETVVQKNSAGKFALLRRCKLDQIQIPLLEGSLDNLPNEDNMLRQDADAMDVDEEVDEEEMMTAALENYGIEVDYEGLDEEMKNSNDASVEEKLQDKIASLTSELEKLNPNMRAIERLESVESRLKNTEKEFEDSRAALKAARDAFNNVKAQRYELFNKAFTHIQEQISHVYKDLTRSEAYPLGGQAYLDIEEDTDTPYLSGIKYHAMPPLKRFRDMEHLSGGEKTMAALALLFAIHSYQPSPFFVLDEVDAALDNANVDKIKKYIREHAGPGMQFIVISLKTGLFQDSESLVGVYRDQEVNSSRALTLDLRKTLAPSPIGAIALGPISLRPGAAMVEPRWHAQPQQSPSTLTSSSPHVNSSYPTSYIKTLRIFNSFDEGDGAMAQPLDLAKTLVKSVMRAFYETRHILIIDALIIHSALRDDDLAYLMATNTKDLHKACGKLREDRFLAVYTRLEYREDPKNPEAKPRPVNRTYYYIDYRQTIDAIKWRVYTVDKQIQGTTVPASERKEYFCGRCKSEWTQMEVLDNVGPEGFVCHRCGAPLTHDLERNSTGHEQSTRLNNQFKFITELLPRIDEMVVPDNTFDVAISKALPVVRDASYQSVTTIPVSSLQPTSVKGLDNVGPKSMSVSISTSDGPSEAEKAAEKARKEKVAQQNALPSWMSNSTVTGESFSAQAGPTAATKTEETDDKDAVIKSADNPEHAELDDYFARLKAEQEAEAARAMEEEEDDDEDDEEEDAFEDVTPSIATPAPLIKTEPSPDSEERVVKKVKVEAPADGDDGESDEDMEFEDV, encoded by the exons ATGGGAAAGCTCATTCGCCTAGAGCTCTTCA ACTTCAAATCGTATAAGGGCCACCACACCCTCTTGTTCGGCGATTCCTACTTCACTTCTATTATCGGCCCCAATGGATCTGGCAAGTCGAACTC CATGGACGCGATTTCCTTCGTACTTGGCATCAAGTCGTCACACCTCCGATCAGCCCACTTAAAAGACCTTGTGTACCGCGGTCGCGTACTCAAAACCTCCAAGATCCAAGATGACGGTTCTGCCCAACCAAATGGCCAGTCGAACGGCCATGGGAACGGTGAAGGAGATGAATTGTCGCAAAAGGCTTCGCGGGGCGATCCCAAGACCGCATGGGTCATGGCTGTCTACGAAGACGATGCGGGCGATGAGCAAAAGTGGAAGCGCTCTATCACAAACCAGGGATCCAGCGAGTATAGGATCAATGATCGCGTTGTAACCGCTCAGCAGTACAATGAAGCGCTCGAGTCGGAAAATATCCTGATTAAGGCTAGGAACTTCCTCGTATTCCAAGGAGACGTCGAAGCCATTGCTGCACAATCACCCCAAGACCTCACAAGGTTGATCGAACAGATCTCCGGAAGTCTGGACTACAAGGCCGAATACGAAAGACTACAGACCGAAGCCGAGCAAGCCGCCGAAAATCAgagctttcagcttcaccgGAGACGTGGTATCAACTCCGAAATCAAGCAGTATCAGGAACAGAAGAAAGAAGCCGACAACTTCCAAAGAAAAACGGAGGAGAGGGACGAAGCTATCGTCAAGAATGCCCTGTGGAAACTGTACCACTTTCAGCGCGGCATGGATGAGTCTACTGAGCAAATTCATGACCACCAACAGAACCTGCAGGAGTTTCAGCGCAACGTTGAGTCCTTCAAAAGAAAGCTTGAGGCCGCCCAAAAGGAGCAGCAGGCAGCGGCCAAGGAGGTTCACGGTGTGGAAAAGGCCATCAATACCAAGAAGCGGGAATTCGACGAGCTTGAGCACAAGCTTATTCCCATCGACGCCAAGATCGAAGAAAAGACACGCAATATCGAGCAATGCCGCGCACGAATGGAGCCTGTCCGCAAAGAGCGTGACAAGCAGGCTGAGGTGATCAAAGAGGATGAGGGTCGGCTCAAAACCACTGAGAAAGCCCAGAAGCATTTTGAGACACAACTAAAGGAACGTATGAAGAAGCTCGGTAAGGAGCTCAACGAGGATGACCGCAAGGAGTACAACACTCTTCGCTCCCAGGTTGTACAGAAGTGCGCCGGCAACCAAGCAAGACTCGACAACCTGATTCGCCAACAGAAGACCGACGAGGTCACTGTGAATACGCTCAAAGGCAAGGTCGACACCCTCTCGGCCGCTCTGGAGAAGTACGAAGGGGAGCTGGAGACTCTCGGTGAACGGAAGGCGTCAACCGAAGGCAACATTAAGGCATTGTCTCAGGAGATCgacaccaagaagaagcaatACCACCAAATCCAGTCGGAGCGTGTCAGGACCAGCCAAAGGCGTACGGAGTTGGAAGAAAAACTTGAGAACGTGGCTAAGCAACTGCGCGAGGCAGACGATGGCCGTCGACAGAACGACCGAGAAGCTAGGATGAAGGAGATGGTCAACAACCTGAAGCGGCTCTACCCGGGTGTCAAGGGCAGAGTCGGCGACCTATGCAAGCCCAAACAGAAGAAGTATGACGAAGCTGTCAGCATCGCTCTGGGCCGAGACTACGAGTCAGTTATTGTTGATACGGAAAAGACGGGCCACGAATGTGTCCAGTACCTTAAGGACCAACGCTTCCCGCCAATGACCTTCATTCCTCTGGACAACATCAAAGTCAATGCTGTAAACGGGGCTATCAAAGGCATCTCGGGAGCCCGGCTCACCATTGACACTATCGATTTCGATGCTGCGTACGAGCGCGCTATGGCTTACGCTTGCGGGAGCTCAGTCGTGTGCGACAATGAGCAGGTTGCAAAACTCATCTCGTATGAAAGGCGCATTCCTGTGAAGACAGTCACTCTGGATGGGCTAGTCATCCACAAAACTGGTATGATGACTGGCGGCCGTGGTCCAGAGCCCAAGGGCGGAAAGCGGCGTTTCGAGAGCACCGACTTGGATTCGTTGAAGAATTTAGCGACCAAGTACAAGGAGGAAATCGAGAAGCTTCCCAAGTCCGGTCGTCGCAGCACCGCCGAAGAATCTCTCCAGATCGAAATTCACGGGCTTGAGCCTCGCCTGGCGAACGCGAAGGCTGAATTGGCACACCTGAATAAGAACTATGACAgcaagaagagagagagagataatGAGGAGAGACAACTTGACGAGCTCGTGCCCAAATACGAAGAAAAGACAGCGGAGCTCGAAGCAACGAAGCGGACTGTCAAGGAGTTCTCTGACGCTATCGCCAAGGTGGAAGATGAAGTTTTTTCCGGCTTCTGCGGGAGGCTCGGCTTCAGCGACATTCGTGCGTACGAGACAGAGCATAGAGACATGCAACgagaggccgacgaggagcgtGCCAAGTTCGAGGTGCAGAAGTCCCGATTCCAGAGTCAACTTACCTTGGCACGGGACATGCACAGCAACCTAGAAAAACGACTCAGGAAGCTGCAGGAAGCTCTCAAAGCTGCCGAACGCGACTTGCAGACCTACCAGCAGGAGAAGTCAGACATCGAAGATGCCACGCACGAAGTCTCTGACGAACTGGACGCGCTCAGCGAGACGCTTGAGGAGTACCGCGGCAAATTGGCGGAGAAAAACCACAAGGTTTCCCAGGCCAAGGCTGAGGTCCACAAACGTAGCAAGGAGATTGACGCCAGGCAAAAGGAGATAAATGCCCTGGAGACTGTGGTGCAGAAGAACAGTGCGGGCAAGTTCGCATTGCTTAGGCGATGCAAGCTTGACCAGATTCAGATTCCCTTACTCGAGGGCTCGCTTGACAACCTACCGAACGAGGACAACATGCTGCGGcaagacgccgacgccatggatgttgacgaggaagtggacgaggaggagatgatgACCGCTGCTCTTGAGAACTACGGGATCGAGGTTGATTACGAGGGTCTGGATGAAGAGATGAAAAAC TCCAACGATGCTAGTGTCGAGGAGAAGTTGCAGGACAAGATTGCATCACTGACCTCGGAACTTGAGAAGCTCAACCCCAACATGAGGGCGATCGAGAGACTGGAGAGCGTTGAGTCGAGGTTGAAGAACACGGAAAAGGAATTCGAGGACTCCAGAGCGGCTCTTAAGGCGGCCCGCGATGCGTTCAACAACGTTAAGGCTCAGCGGTATGAGCTATTCAACAAGGCCTTCACGCACATCCAGGAACAGATCTCGCACGTTTACAAGGATCTTACGCGATCGGAAGCCTATCCCCTGGGCGGCCAAGCGTATCTCGACATCGAGGAGGACACGGACACTCCCTATCTTTCGGGTATAAAATATCACGCCATGCCACCCCTGAAGCGATTCAGGGACATGGAGCACCTTTCCGGAGGTGAGAAGACGATGGCTGCGCTGGCTCTACTGTTCGCCATCCACAGCTACCAGCCTAGCCCGTTCTTTGtgctggacgaggtcgacgctgCATTGGACAATGCCAACGTCGACAAGATCAAGAAGTACATTCGTGAGCATGCTGGCCCTGGTATGCAGTTCATCGTCATCAGTCTCAAAACTGGCTTGTTTCAAGACAGTGAGAGTTTGGTCGGGGTGTACCGCGACCAAGAAGTCAATAGTTCCAGAGCACTCACCCTCGAT CTCCGGAA GACCCTTGCGCCTTCCcccatcggcgccatcgca CTGGGTCCCATCAGCCTCAGACCAGGCGCCG CAATGGTTGAACCCAG GTGGCATGCACAACC CCAACAATCGCCCTCCACATTGACTTCGTCCTCACCTCACGTCAACTCATCTTACCCAACGTCGTACATCAAGACTCTACGCATATTTAACAGCTTTGACGAGGGAGACGGCGCAATGGCGCAGCCGTTGGATCTCGCAAAAACTCTAGTCAAGTCTGTCATGCGCGCCTTCTACGAAACGCGCCACATTCTAATCATCGACGCTTTGATCATTCACTCTGC GCTTCGTGACGATGACTTGGCTTACCTGATGGCGACGAATACAAAGGATCTCCATAAAGCATGCGGAAAGCTCAGGGAAGACCGCTTTCTCGCAGT ATACACAAGATTGGAATATCGCGAAGACCCCAAGAATCCCGAAGCGAAACCTCGTCCCGTCAACCGAACATACTACTACATCGACTACCGCCAGACCATCGATGCCATCAAGTGGCGTGTGTACACCGTCGACAAGCAGATACAGGGCACCACAGTGCCAGCGAGCGAGCGCAAAGAATACTTCTGTGGGCGCTGCAAATCGGAATGGACGCAGATGGAGGTGCTCGATAATGTTGGCCCCGAGGGCTTCGTTTGTCACCGGTGCGGCGCTCCGCTCACCCACGATCTTGAGCGCAACTCGACCGGCCACGAGCAATCAACACGACTTAACAACCAATTCAAGTTCATCACCGAACTTCTGCCACGGATCGACGAGATGGTTGTACCTGACAATACGTTCGATGTTGCAATCAGCAAAGCCCTGCCCGTCGTCCGCGATGCGAGCTACCAATCCGTTACAACCATACCCGTTTCATCCTTGCAACCCACATCAGTCAAGGGCCTCGATAACGTCGGACCAAAGTCAATGTCTGTCAGCATCTCCACATCAGACGGACCATCAGAGGCAGAAAAGGCAGCGGAGAAGGCGCGCAAAGAGAAGGTTGCACAGCAGAATGCGCTTCCGTCGTGGATGTCGAACAGTACCGTCACTGGCGAGTCTTTCTCGGCCCAGGCAGGTCCGACGGCTGCCACCAAGACAGAAGAAACGGATGACAAGGACGCCGTGATCAAATCAGCAGACAACCCAGAACACGCAGAGCTGGACGACTACTTCGCTCGCCTCAAGGCTGAGCAGGAGGCCGAAGCGGCAAGGGCgatggaggaagaagaggacgacgatgaagatgatgaagaggaggatgctTTTGAGGATGTGACGCCAAGTATCGCGACCCCAGCTCCGCTTATCAAGACGGAGCCATCACCTGACTCAGAAGAAAGAGTAGTCAAGAAGGTTAAGGTAGAAGCACCCGCGGAtggagatgatggcgagAGTGACGAAGACATGGAATTCGAGGACGTCTAG
- a CDS encoding WD repeat domain-containing protein, translating into MTIPVDSSKAVAASASTKRPAAETSCSAAATPARFATPPPPSDRGHLENRQHLENANQRKMHHSRRPSESVRANNFDADAVDSALLREMQHRSQRESTPGASPHRKRQRINGDRFIPTRTGQDLQASFSLLHEDGSPATPSKQKKRTPHGELHFQRTEEANRTFSTLLRAELFEGSIPQATPPTLSPDHSLSTASHSAHIRDSTRSRTPPNNASANSLPTSLTPSTPHKNLFSYMSPRQLSNAGHLTPSRTPQSRHGPNLDTRSEIYSLSPVRFNSQQLLLSPRRQPRAVSKVPYKVLDAPDLADDFYLNLVDWGSANVLGVGLGSSVYMWNAQTSRVNKLCTLEDDTVTSVSWIQKGTHIAIGTGKGLVQIWDAEKTRRLRTMTGHTARVGSLAWNTHILTSGSRDRLIYHRDVRAPDQWLRKLVGHKQEVCGLKWNCEDGQLASGGNDNKLMVWDKLSETPLWKFSDHTAAVKAIAWSPHQRGLLASGGGTADRRIIFHDTVRGSVINEIDTGSQVCNIAWSKNSNEIVSTHGYSQNQIVVWKYPSMTQVVSLTGHTYRVLYLAMSPDGRTVVTGAGDETLRFWNVFGRRPGAREDSDGSRLSEWGVIR; encoded by the exons ATGACGATTCCCGTCGATTCGTCGAAAGCCGtcgctgcttctgcttctacCAAAAGACCGGCAGCAGAAACGAGTTGCTCCGCAGCCGCGACTCCCGCGCGCTTCGCAacacctccccctccctccgaCCGAGGACACCTCGAGAACCGCCAGCATCTGGAGAACGCGAACCAGCGCAAGATGCATCATAGCAGGAGACCCAGCGAGTCAGTTCGTGCCAATAACTttgatgccgatgccgtcgacAGTGCATTACTCCGGGAAATGCAGCACCGGTCACAACGAGAAAGCACCCCAGGTGCCAGTCCACATCGAAAGCGCCAGAGGATAAATGGCGACAG ATTCATCCCCACGCGGACTGGCCAAGATCTTCAAGCTAGTTTTAGCTTGCTCCATGAAGATGGCTCTCCGGCGACGCCATCTAAGCAAAAGAAGCGCACCCCCCATGGAGAGCTTCATTTCCAAAGGA CCGAGGAAGCCAATCGTACATTCTCGACCCTGCTCCGCGCCGAACTCTTCGAGGGCTCAATACCACAGGCAACGCCACCGACTCTGTCTCCAGATCATTCTCTATCTACCGCATCCCACTCAGCCCACATTCGGGACAGTACGAGGTCTCGCACGCCACCGAATAACGCTTCTGCCAACTCTCTGCCAACCTCTCTGACACCGTCCACGCCCCACAAGAACCTATTCTCTTACATGTCACCTCGACAGCTCAGCAACGCAGGCCACCTAACACCGTCAAGAACGCCTCAAAGTCGCCATGGACCCAATTTGGACACCCGCTCCGAGATATATAGCCTCTCTCCTGTCCGCTTCAACAGCCAACAATTGTTGCTGAgcccgcggcggcaaccCCGAGCGGTCAGCAAGGTACCTTACAAGGTGCTAGATGCCCCCGATCTGGCGGATGACTTCTATCTGAACTTGGTTGATTGGGGTAGTGCCAATGTGCTGGGGGTAGGCCTTGGATCCAGTGTGTACATGTGGAATGCTCAAACGAGTCGTGTCAACAAGCTTTGCACGCTCGAGGATGACACAGTAACGAGCGTGTCGTGGATCCAGAAGGGAACACACATTGCTATTGGAACTGGAAAGGGGCTCGTTCAGATCTGGGATGCTGAAAAGACAAGACGACTACGGACGATGACGGGCCACACGGCGAGAGTGGGGTCTTTGGCTTGGAACACCCATATCTTGACGTCCGGTTCTCGTGACCGACTGATATACCATCGCGACGTTCGCGCCCCTGATCAGTGGCTCAGGAAACTCGTCGGCCATAAGCAGGAGGTTTGTGGCCTGAAATGGAACTGCGAAGACGGCCAGCTGGCCAGCGGCGGTAACGACAACAAACTCATGGTCTGGGACAAACTCTCAGAGACCCCGCTTTGGAAGTTCTCGGACCACACAGCTGCTGTCAAGGCCATTGCCTGGTCACCTCACCAACGTGGGCTGTTGGCTTCAGGCGGTGGAACGGCGGACCGCAGAATCATTTTTCACGACACAGTCCGCGGGTCTGTCATCAACGAGATCGATACGGGCAGCCAGGTCTGCAACATTGCCTGGTCCAAGAACTCGAATGAAATCGTTTCGACGCATGGTTACAGCCAGAATCAAATCGTCGTTTGGAAGTATCCTTCGATGACACAGGTGGTCAGCCTCACAGGCCATACCTATCGCGTGCTATACTTGGCGATGAGCCCGGACGGCAGAACGGTCGTAACCGGCGCTGGTGACGAAACTTTACGATTCTGGAATGTGTTtggacgacgacctggagCCAGAGAAGACAGCGACGGCAGCCGACTATCGGAATGGGGCGTCATTCGATAA
- a CDS encoding Hisactophilin c49s mutant phototropin phy3 fusion protein: MAQVASVNTNHRRQRHGWLTQPQMTGFDSLSVTSLHKQQQHQEQQQRTMDVDEGGADIPDIPFKRPASRMPPDQAFNPSRFQEAWEDEDTNWATHQRPINPNDIAPRQDRSAVQSPDIPHRGRVNSPESMNVQQRYTSSSPPRSPRTRSSRSRANSTTSSYQTNNTSLPPLQTKGAGDDEILEPLAEEEIELGSFDLVVPSHGDNGQYSLEDRSELLFSKDHLKAIFKDRILLQRFTDFLHSARPDSLPLLTYYLDCLKALRAISYSNAIANGLDTLPEHTFSTENTNNTSNSSLEKKTEAAFDVLVQEDLPAYITYTWIQTVSVSIKRRITGTLPVQLREMSEGLAEVFCLTDPSRHDNPIVMASEEFHRTTQYGMNYVIGRNCRFLQGPKTNPYSVKRLRERCLAGKEHYETFLNYRRDGSPFMNLLMVAPLYDSRGTVRYFIGAQVDVSGLAKESSGLEALQSLVVKKEATTTAINGQRNYKTEEEKDEFQELSEMFNMAELETVRRRGGNMHRVPQDENQASTSTNWHKPRILIQDESSSVHQSNPAVPLTSGRLSGVYEHYLLVRPYPSLRILFASPSLRLPGILQSNFMDRIGGSNRVREGLSHAFADGHGVTAKVRWISKSSSEGRVRWIHCTPLLGSNGAVGVWMVVLVDDETEAGVKNRKEAPPVDGRLRRTGALGQQPRPSIDDNMSLSGFAAMNRARDEIDEPIADLDMDGPDRPLSRASRESLSSRLSRGPVSAPHQPGPPRDSDDPDGGPSRPAFTVRLGED, translated from the exons ATGGCTCAAGTTGCTTCTGTCAACACTAACCACCGCCGACAAAGGCACGGTTGGCTCACACAACCCCAGATGACTGGCTTTGACTCTCTCAGTGTAACATCTCTCcacaaacaacaacaacatcaagaacagcagcagcgaaCCATGGATGTGGACGAGGGTGGGGCTGACATCCCCGACATTCCTTTCAAGCGTCCCGCAAGCCGAATGCCTCCAGACCAGGCGTTTAACCCGTCGCGATTTCAGGAGGCTTGGGAAGACGAAGACACGAACTGGGCTACCCACCAAAGGCCCATCAATCCTAATGACATTGCCCCCAGACAAGACAGAAG TGCCGTACAGTCTCCTGACATCCCTCACAGGGGGAGAGTCAACTCTCCTGAATCCATGAATGTCCAGCAAAGGTAtacgtcgtcgagcccgccgaGAAGCCCTCGAACACGGTCTTCGAGGTCCAGAGCCAACTCGACGACGTCATCGTACCAAACGAATAACACCTCACTTCCCCCTCTGCAGACCaaaggcgccggcgatgacgagatCCTCGAGCCGTTAGCCGAGGAAGAGATTGAACTCGGATCCTTCGACCTTGTAGTGCCGTCACACGGCGATAACGGACAGTACTCTTTGGAGGATCGGTCCGAGCTTCTTTTCTCCAAAGACCACTTGAAGGCCATTTTCAAAGACCGTATCCTCCTACAGCGGTTCACCGACTTCCTTCACTCCGCCCGCCCCGACTCTCTGCCCCTTCTCACATACTACCTCGACTGTCTGAAGGCACTACGTGCCATCTCTTATTCAAACGCAATCGCAAATGGTCTGGATACCCTGCCGGAGCATACGTTCTCAACAGAAaacaccaacaacacaaGTAACAGCTCactggagaagaagacagaGGCTGCTTTTGATGTTCTCGTCCAGGAAGACCTCCCTGCTTATATCACATACACGTGGATTCAGACAGTCAGCGTATCTATCAAGCGGCGTATTACAGGAACACTTCCTGTCCAACTGAGAGAGATGTCCGAAGGCTTAGCAGAGGTCTTCTGCTTGACAGATCCATCAAGGCATGATAATCCCATTGTCATGGCGTCAGAAG AATTCCACAGAACAACACAATATGGAATGAACTATGTCATCGGCCGCAACTGTCGCTTCCTTCAAGGCCCGAAGACAAACCCCTACAGCGTAAAACGATTACGCGAGAGGTGTCTGGCTGGCAAGGAGCATTACGAAACGTTCCTCAACTACCGCCGAGACGGCTCACCCTTCATGAACCTGCTCATGGTGGCCCCGCTATATGATAGTCGCGGCACTGTCCGCTACTTCATTGGTGCCCAGGTCGACGTCTCGGGTCTTGCCAAGGAAAGCTCCGGTCTTGAAGCACTGCAAAGCCTTGTCGTCAAAAAGGAGGCtaccaccaccgccatcaACGGTCAAAGGAACTACAAgacagaggaagagaaggatgAGTTCCAGGAGCTGAGTGAGATGTTCAATATGGCTGAGCTCGAAACAGTCCGCAGGCGGGGCGGAAACATGCACCGCGTGCCACAGGACGAGAACCAAGCGTCAACATCGACGAACTGGCACAAGCCCCGGATTCTGATCCAGGATGAATCCTCCTCTGTCCACCAGTCTAACCCTGCAGTACCACTGACGAGCGGTAGGCTCTCGGGCGTCTACGAACACTACCTCCTTGTCCGCCCCTACCCCAGCCTTCGCATTCTCTTCGCCTCCCCGTCGCTCCGACTGCCTGGCATCCTCCAGTCCAACTTCATGGACCGAATTGGCGGCTCCAACCGCGTGCGCGAGGGCCTCTCGcacgccttcgccgacggccatggcGTCACGGCCAAAGTCCGCTGGATCAGCAAGTCCAGCAGCGAGGGTCGCGTGCGCTGGATCCACTGCACCCCCCTCCTCGGAagcaacggcgccgtcggtgtGTGGAtggtcgtcctcgtcgacgacgagaccgaGGCTGGTGTCAAGAACCGCAAGGAAGCGCCCCCTGTGGATGGCCGTCTGCGCAGAACTGGCGCCCTGGGCCAGCAGCCGCGTCCTTCAATCGATGACAACATGAGCCTCTCGGGCTTTGCCGCGATGAACCGGGCCCGAGATGAAATTGACGAGCCTATTGCTGATTTAGACATGGACGGGCCCGATCGCCCCTTGAGTCGTGCAAGCCGCGAGAGCCTGTCGAGTCGGCTGAGCCGGGGGCCGGTCAGTGCGCCGCATCAACCCGGACCTCCTCGCGACTCCGATGATCCTGACGGCGggccatctcggcctgcGTTCACGGTAAGGCTGGGAGAAGATTGA
- a CDS encoding F-box protein: MADPRPHDVPKAKGEDARADSDAVFTFDSTKAQTILTSSPPDQEVLQTPTLGPVNPESPKLSRNPSFSGSSSYQEDWDVFPPLDRISVLDLLDNFALPQQLEKLQKGISAQTQKVRKSRDAFKNKSQHAQKRVVEEWRRRVPTAEEQLERYRKRMRTSVDRLGKQWNDTRVVTLREKVSFIFGVMNIFVSGLLMGGWPEYFHLWYTVQVMYFMPIRYFTYHRRGYHYFLADLCYFVNLLLVLSIWIFPSSKRLFLATYCLAFGNNAVAIIMWRNSLVFHSFDKVTSLFIHIMPCATLHCIVHLWSEELQASRLPAIWTIQHSPAGSPTAYGNIVSMLAWSSIPYAIWQLSYYFFITVRRRDKIAAGRPTSFTWLRKSYSKSWIGKVVLSLPDSLQESAFMLIQYSYAVLTMLPCPIWFMSRYASAGFLTVVFTWSVYNGATYYIDVFGTRFQKELEVLRAEVRQWHNTPEMGGHSPLMTPNPEGSAPSELLLTNINDPTSDGNLEHDFKHENTVVVESSKAGGFSEQIPLLGEELSALADTTGVDGGARDVARERKAR; the protein is encoded by the coding sequence ATGGCCGATCCAAGACCACACGATGTACCCAAAGCAAAGGGCGAAGATGCGCGTGCTGACAGCGATGCTGTATTCACTTTCGATTCGACCAAGGCGCAGACTATCCTTACCTCCTCCCCTCCAGACCAAGAAGTTCTTCAGACTCCAACTCTAGGCCCTGTCAACCCTGAAAGCCCCAAGCTATCAAGGAATCCGTCGTTTTCTGGCAGCAGTTCCTACCAAGAAGACTGGGACGTGTTCCCGCCGCTGGACCGCATCTCTGTCCTCGACCTTCTCGACAACTTCGCCTTGCCTCAACAGCTCGAGAAGCTACAGAAGGGCATCTCTGCACAGACGCAAAAGGTTCGCAAGTCAAGAGACGCCTTCAAAAACAAGAGCCAGCATGCTCAGAAACGAGTGGTGGAGGaatggcgccgccgcgtcccCACTGCTGAGGAACAGCTCGAGAGGTACAGGAAGCGGATGCGCACCAGCGTGGACAGGCTTGGGAAGCAGTGGAATGACACCAGGGTGGTCACGTTGCGTGAGAAGGTATCATTTATCTTTGGCGTCATGAACATCTTTGTGAGCGGTCTTCTCATGGGAGGCTGGCCCGAGTATTTCCACCTGTGGTACACCGTCCAAGTCATGTACTTCATGCCCATCCGCTACTTCACCTACCACCGTCGCGGTTACCACTACTTCCTAGCGGATCTATGTTACTTCGTCAACCTACTCTTGGTTCTCAGCATCTGGATATTTCCCAGCTCAAAGCGACTCTTCCTGGCTACCTACTGTCTCGCGTTTGGCAACAACGCCGTGGCCATCATTATGTGGAGAAACTCGCTCGTCTTCCACAGTTTCGACAAGGTCACCTCACTCTTCATCCACATCATGCCCTGCGCAACGCTTCATTGCATAGTCCATCTGTGGTCTGAGGAGCTTCAGGCCAGCCGCCTCCCCGCTATCTGGACAATTCAACACTCTCCGGCTGGTTCGCCCACAGCCTATGGAAATATCGTCTCTATGCTGGCCTGGAGCTCCATCCCTTATGCCATCTGGCAGCTATCATATTACTTCTTCATCACCGTTCGCAGACGCGACAAGATTGCTGCAGGGCGGCCAACATCGTTCACGTGGCTGCGGAAGTCATACTCCAAGAGCTGGATTGGCAAGGTTGTTCTTTCGCTGCCGGACTCCCTGCAAGAGTCGGCCTTCATGTTGATTCAGTACTCTTATGCGGTGCTTACTATGCTTCCGTGCCCCATCTGGTTCATGAGCAGATACGCCTCGGCGGGCTTCCTCACAGTTGTCTTTACATGGAGTGTTTATAACGGAGCTACCTACTACATCGACGTCTTCGGAACGCGCTTCCAGAAGGAACTCGAGGTTCTCAGGGCTGAGGTGAGGCAGTGGCATAACACCCCCGAGATGGGCGGTCACTCGCCTCTGATGACGCCCAACCCTGAGGGGTCCGCTCCGAGTGAGCTTCTTCTGACAAACATTAACGACCCAACGAGCGACGGCAATCTCGAACATGACTTCAAGCACGAGAACACAGTAGTAGTGGAGAGCAGTAAGGCGGGCGGTTTCTCGGAACAAATTCCGCTTTTGGGCGAAGAGCTTTCGGCCCTAGCGGATACCACAGGCGTGGACGGGGGGGCCAGAGATGTCGCCAGAGAGAGGAAGGCAAGGTGA